Within Corynebacterium jeddahense, the genomic segment CGAGCACACAACCGACATCCCACCAACTGCGGGGGCCGATCATTCGGCCCCGCAATCGTCTTCCAGGAGGCCCATGTCACACGCGCACGCCGCTCTCATACCGCGTCACCGCCTGATTGTCGCTCGCCCCGTCATCGAGGACGGCTGGCCGGTCAGCGAGGTCGCAGCCCGCTTCCAAGTGTCCTGGCCGACCGTGAAACGCTGGGCCGACCGCTACCGGGCCGGGCAGTCCATGCAGGACCGATCGTCCAGGCCACGCCACTCGCCGAACCGAACCAGCCCGCAGCCCGCCCGGCGTTGTATCGACCTGCGGCTGCGCCTACGGGAAGGACCGGTCCAGTTGGTCTGCCGGCTCGGGATCGCCCCGTCGACTGTCCACCGGATTCTGGTCGACGCCCGACTCAACAGGCTGTCGCACGTTGACCGGGCCACCGGGGAGCCGGTGCGCCGCTACGAGCACGACCACCCCGGGGCGATGCTGCACGTCGACGTGAAGAAGCTCGGCAACATCCCCGACGGTTGCGGCTGGCGGTACGTCGGCCGCCAGCAAGGCGAGAAGAACCGAGCAGCCACACCAGACAAGCCCCGCAACAAGTACAGCGACCCGTTGATGGGCAAGGCCTACGTCCACACCGTCATCGACGACCACTCCTGCGTCGCCTACGCCGAGATCCACGACGACGAAACCGCCCAAACAGCCACCGCTATCTTGGTCCGGGCCGACGAGTGGTTCAACCAGCGGGGCGTCACCGTCGAACGAGTCCTGTCCGACAACGGCGGCGCCTACCGCTCACATCTGTGGCGCGACACCTGCGCCGAGCTCCGCATCACGCACAAGCGGACCCGTCCGTATCGGCCGCAGACCAACGGCAAGTTCGAGAGGTTCCACCGGACCCTGGCTGACGGCTGGGCCTACGCCCGCTGTTACACCTCCGAGGCTGAGCGGCGGGGTGAGTTGGACGGCTGGCTGCACTACTACAACCACCACCGACCCCACACGGCCTGCGGGAACCAGCCGCCGTCCTCACGATTGACCAACGTGTCCGGTCAGTACGCCTAGAGCGCCCCGTGCCCTAAGACCACGTCATCGAAGCCGCACCCGGCAAGCGGCGCCGCCACCTCGACGGCGTGCAGAAGGGAAATCGCGTAGTGGCGCGGACAGAACAGCCGCGTCTCGCCGGCGTGCGCGCGGCCGTGTTCGGGGCAGGTGTAGCTGACGTAGTAGGTCGCAGCTTCCCCGCATGGAGCGTTGTCCCAGGCGCATCCCTTGTGGGACCAGCCGCCGTTGTCGTCGATGGGCGGGAGGACATCGACGCGGTCAATGGTGGTCTTATTGGGCATTGGAGCCTCCGATCGCGGTAAGGGCGGAGGTGATTGCGCGGGCGATTTCGTCGTCGGTGTGGGGGATGGAGTCGTCAGCCAGCCCGCCGCAGCGGCGCTGGAAGCGTTCCTGCAGCTGGTGGCGCTTGGCCCAGGTGCCGCGAGGCATGTTCTGGATGGTCACGCTCGCGCCGTTGTCGTCGACCACAACGTAGAGGAGCCCCTCCTCGGGCGAGGCGGGCAGCACGAGGTCGAGCTGTGAAAAGCAAACGGCCCACCACGGGGCGGTCGCGGCCTGGCCGGGCTCGCCGAGGCGGACGTAGCTCGGCAGCTCGGAGAGGCGGAAGACGGTGGAGCCTCCGCTGGCGACGGCGCCGCCACTGAAATTCATGCTTGCGTCAGCGAAGTGCGCGTACGCGTAGCAGTCGTACTGCATGCGTTCCAGCTCGGTGTACCAGGTGCGCGGCTTGGCGTCGGCGGCGAACGGCAGGGCGCAGTACAGGTCGGGCTCGCCCGGGGCGACCACGAGCGGGATCTCGCCGTAGCCGCCGGAGGAGGCGGCCGCGGGCCATGCGAGCACCGGCCGCACCTCCACCTCGAGCGGGCTCGCTGCGAGGATGGGGTCTAGGTGCTCCTGCACCTTCTGGGGCGCACCCGGGCCGCAGAACGCCTCGAGGCGCACCGGTTCCTCGGCGCGCATCACCACGCCGTGCTCCATGCGCTCGAACTCCGTCTCCAGGTCATCGCCGCGCCAGCGGGGATCTTGCCGGTCCATCTCGCGCCCGCACGCATCGAGGTAGACGATGGCGTCGAACCACTCGAGCACCGTCTCGGGGCGCGCGGCCAGCATCGGCAGGTCGCGCACCGGGGTGCCGTCGATGCGGACCTCCTTCACCGTGTCTTTCTGCGGGTCGCTTTCGATCTTCAGCGTGTACTCGACCTCGGCGCCGGCGTAGGTGCGGGCGATGGTGCGCCAGGAGTCGTCGATAAGCGAAAAGCTCTCGGGCGTGATCGCCGACAAATACGACGGCACGTAGTCGGGCGCGTGCGTGAGTGCGCGCGCGAACGGGTTCGGTTGGTCCATGGGCATCCTTCTTCGTCTCGCGGGATCCATGGGGTGCTCGCGAGCCCCCCGAAGGCATACTATCGCGGGCGTGACCACCATCTACCTCATCCGCCACGGCGAGACCCCGACGACGGGCAAAATCCTCCCCGGACGCACGCCGGGGTTGCACCTTTCGGAGCGGGGGCGCGGGCAAGCCGAGGGCGTCGCCAAGCAACTCGCCCGCGTCGACGCGGTGTACGCATCGCCGCTCGAGCGGGCGCGGGAGACCGCTGCGCCCACGTGCGAGCGCTTCCGAAAAGAGCTTTTGCTTGACGACGGCCTCCTTGAAGCCGATTTCGGCACGTGGACCGGTAAGTCCTTGGTCGAGCTGGCGAAGTTGCCCGAGTGGCAGGTGGTGCAGAAGCGCCCCGAAGAGTTCCGGTTCCCCGGCGGGGAGCCTTTCGTGGAGATGCAGGAGCGCGTGGTGGGGTGCGTCCGCGGGATCGCGGCGCGGCACCCGGGCGAGGTGGTGGCCTGCTTCACCCACGCCGACCCGATCAAGGCAGCGCTCGCGCACTTCACGGGCCGGGGCTGGGGCGCGTTCCAGCAGATCCCGGCGGAGCCGTGCTCGATTTCGGAGCTCGAGCTATGAACACGATCGACCTACTGCAGCACGGCGAGGTGGGGTTCGTAGGCCAGATCGCGGAGTCGTCGAACCTCACCGTGCTCGTGGACATCACGCTGGCGCTCCACGGCGGCCAAGAGGACTACTGCTGGGGCATCTTCAAGCCCGAGCTGGGGGAGCGCTACCTCGACGATTTCGAGCCCGGGCTGTGGAAGCGGGAGCGGGCCGCGTACCTGCTCAGCGAGTGGCTGGGCTGGTCCGTTGTGCCGCCCACGGTGGTGCGCGAGATCGAGCCGCTCGGCATCGGGTCGCTGCAGTACTACGTGGACAACGATGGCTCCCACTACTTCCCGCTCTACGAGACCCGCCCCGACCTGCACCCCGAATTCCTCCGCCTGGCCGTGTTCGACCTGCTGGTGAACAACACCGACCGCAAGTCGGGCCACGTGCTGCTCGAGCGGTCTGCCAGCCGTGGCGACCACGTGTGGGGCATCGACCAGGGCTTATGCTTCCACCAGGACCCGAAGCTGCGCACCGTGATCTGGGACTTCGCGCACGAGCCGATCCCAGAAGAATTGGTCGAAGCGGTGGAGCCGCTCGTGGCCGAGGTGCCCGCCGGGGTGGCCGAGCTGCTTTCACCGGAAGAGGTGGCGGCGCTCAAGTCCCGCGCGTCCCGGATCGTGCGCCTGCCGTGGCTGCCGGAGCCGCAATCCGAGTTCCCGTACCCTTGGCCGCTCGTGTGACCCCTATCGCGCCGGGTAGCGCACGAGGAGGTCCTCGCCGACTACCGCGCCGTCGTTGAGCTTTGCCTTGCTTATCGACGCTCCTCCGGCCCCCAACCCCATAATGTGCTCCACGTCGTCCCCGTGTGCGAGGAGGTGGTCGGAGATGATGCGACGGTGGCAGCGCCACCACACCGCCTCGGAACACATGATCGCGGTCGGTGTTTCGGCTGCGTGCTCGCGCAGCTCGGTCAGCGCGGCTGCGAACTCCTCACCGAGCGCGTGGTCGGCGTAGTTGTGGAAGCTGCGGTTTTGCCAGTTGGCATTGACCTCGAACGGTACGGTCTTAGACACGTTGCGCCGCCCCGCCAGCCCCTCGTTCTTCCCGTAGGCGATGCCGCGCTCTGGGAGGTGCTGGGTGAGGTAATCGTCGTTGAACCAGGGGTACTTCCTCGATCCCGTCAACTTGCGTACGTCGACAATCGTCTTGACGCCGGCTGCCTCAAGCATGCGAGCAAACTCGTCGAATTCGAGGTTGGAGTGGCCGACGGTGAAGATACGCATGCGCATTACCGTAGCCGGACGCCTGGGCGACGGCGCGCGCGACCGGTTAGCGTTCGTGGCTGCCAAGATAGGCCACATGATCTTCGCTGGCATCGATCTCGCCGCTGACCCCGCCCGCACAGGCATCGCGACCCTTGAGGCGGCGGGGGAGGAGCTCTTGCTTCTCGACGTCTCCCTCAACGCCTCCGACCCCACCACCGCCTCCCGAATCCGCGCCTCGGAGCGCACTGGAATCGACGTGCCGCTCGGGTGGCCGCGGGCGTTTCGCGAGGTCATCGCCCTGCACGCGGTGCGCACCTTGGAGCCGCAGGAGGGCGGGGCCGAATGGCGCCGCGGCCTGGTGAACCGATTCACGGACCTGGAAGCGCGTCGGATCGCGGGCGTGGTGCCGCTGCCGGTCGCGGCCGAGCGGATCGCGTACCCGGCGTTGCGGTGGGCTGCGATCGAAGCGCGGTTGCGCGCCGACGGCATGGACGCGGCGGAGCTTGACCGGGCGGGGGGCGGATCGCGGAGGTGTATCCGGCGGCGGCGCTGAAGCGGTGGGGGTTGCTGCACCGCGGGTACAAGGGATCGGCGGGTAGGGGTGCGGGCGCCGGCCGGGAGGCGCGCGCCGCCATCATGGATGGCCTGCAGCGGCGGTTCGCCCTCGACTGGAACGGATTCGAGGCGGCGGTACTGGGCAACGCAGACTGCCTTGATGCAGTGGTGGCCGCGCTGGTGGCCCGCGAGGTTGCGGCGGGGCGGTGCGTGCCGCCGCCGGCGGGCAGCGCGGAGCTCGTTGCCGAGGAAGGGGGGATCTGGATTCCCAAAGGGGACACGGGCAGCGAACCCTCCCTCTAGGACTCAACCTCCCGTTATTCCAGCACCGTGTACGTCATCGATTCCCCGAACCCAGGCGTGCCAAGTGGCATTGAGGTATCGGTGGGGAAGTTTACGTCCCCTTCATCAACAACAATGCGCACTCGCTTATCGACGTACTGTGCCCACTCCAACCCGTCCTGGTACGAGTGCCCACGCGCCCCAATTTCATCGTGGCCGAGCCGGAACCGCTTTACCTCCTCCGTCTTGTACCCCGGCGCTGTGCGGCCGCGCACCATGAGGGGGCTATCGAGGTCAAGAACGTAATACACGCTGTTCGGGTCCTCGCCGTTCGGCATTCCGTAGCCGAGCGGCGCCATCAACTCTTCGCCCGTGTATCCACGCACAGTGCCGGTGAACTCCACCTGGCCTGCCTGCAGCTCTCCGGATGCCCCGTCTGAACCGGAAGCAGAGCCCGAGCCAGAACCAACTGGAACTCCCGCCGTTAGCGCCGACTTGTCGCCTGTGGGCGTCCATTCAATGTTCTGGTGGTCAGGCAATCCTTGCGTGATATTGAAGGTCTCCTCCGAGGCCTTCGACAGGGAGGCGCCGTCCAACACGAAGTGCCGCGAAAGGTGCTCTCGCGAGCCCGCGGATCCGCTGATCTGGTAGATCCCGTTCCCACTTGCAGACGCGGCCACCCCCTCGCGTGCGGCACCATTGCCAGGCGTGCCCATGATGAGCACCTCGGGCGACGCATGGGCCTTGCCGTCATCGCCGATGGTGAACACGATCACCGGCTGCGTATGGCCGCTACTCACTGCAAGCAGCAGCTCAGGCGTGCCACCGCCGTTCGCCTCGACCAGCGCATACTCATACGTCCCGTCCGGGGTGTACTGTGCGGCCGAGTTCACCGGGTAGTCGCCCGGGTGGTTCAGCACCCACTCAAACTCCGATTGCCAACTGCTGTCATCTGCGGCCTCAGGCTCGGCGTGCTCTACAACTTCGCCCGTGTCCGGGTCCACCCACTGCGTTGAGGTGACATGCACTGTCTCGCGGCCACCCACCCCAGAGCATCCCTGGAGCGCAAGGGGCAACATAAGGGCAAGAGCTAATCGACGTCTCATGGCTGCCACATTAGTGAGGTTTCAACGCCCGCTCGCCATCTCATTGCTCGCGTGGATCGGTGGTGATGTGGAGCCGACTGAATGGGCCGTAAGCGCAGGCCTGACTCGGGTAGCATGGCGTCACTTCCGAAGAGAAAGGCCGAACGATGAACCAGAACTTCGATCCCACCACTGATCCCGCAGCGACGCCGCAGGTCCCGCCGTACGACCCGGAGCTTGACGGCCCGGTTGAGCAGCCCGCGGTTGATGGGCAACAGCAGGCAGCAGGTCAGCCGGCCCAGCAGAACCAGGAGATGCTTGGCGCAACCGGCGACACCCAGGACGGCAATCTGGAAAAGGATCCTTCTGAGTGGGCGACGGGCGATCAGCCGGCCACCGAATCTCAGAAGTCCTACATCGACGCGATGGCGAAGCAGGCGGGGGAGCAGATCCCAGCCAATTTGACCAAAGCGCAGGCCTCGGAGCAGATCGACCGGCTGAAGAAGATCACCGGGATGTAGCTATCACACCGGGCATACGACGGGAACGCCGGCATCGTCAAGCACACGCGCGCGCACCTCGTAGACCTCCTCTAGCAGGTCCGGGGTGAGCACGGCAACCGGCTCGTCCTGGGCGAGGACGCGGCCATTTTTCATTACCAGCAACTCGTCGCAGAATCGGGCGGCGAGGTTGAGGTCGTGGATGGCCACCAACGCGAGACGGTCCGTCCCGGCGACTTCCTGGCGGATGATCTGGAGGAGCTCGATTTGGTGGCGGAGGTCGAGAGCGGACGTGGGTTCGTCGAGAAGCATGACGCTCGGCTCACGCACCAGCATCTGCGCGACGGCGACGAGCTGGCGCTGGCCACCGGACATGTCGGACACGAGTCGGTCCGCGAGATGCGTGATGCCGAGCCGGTCCAAGATCGCGGCGGTGTGCTCGATCGGGTCCCATGACGCATCGCCGCGGCGGCGGGCGGAGACCATAACCGACTCGAATGCCGTGAGTGTGGCACTGCTGAGGAGATCTTGCGGCACGTAACCCAGCGCCTCCACGCGCTGCTTACCAAGGAGTTCACACCCACCCGCAGTGACTGACACCGTGCCGTCGGAAGGCTTTTTAATACCCGCGATCGTTTTCACTAGCGTCGATTTGCCGGCCGCGTTAGGGCCGATCAACCCGACTACCTTCCCGCTGCCGAGTGGGCCGAAGGATAACGAGTGAAGGATAGTGGTGCTCCCGTAGTTCACGGTGAGGTTTTGCGCGCTGATGGTCATCATGCACCCCTTCGGCGAGACCTAGTGAAGATGAGGAACACGAAGAATGGCACGCCGACGAGCGCGGTGATGATGCCGATCGGAATTGCCAGCCCCGGAATGATCGAGATCGACACCGCGTACGCCAAGCTCAACAGCATCGCACCGGCTGCAGCCGCGCCGGGGAGGAAGAACTTTTGGTCCTCGCCCACGAGCATGCGGGCAACGTGGGGGCCGACCAAGCCGATGAAGCCGATGATGCCGGTGAAGGCCACAGACGCGGCGGCAAGGAAGGATGCCACCAGCAGAGTCGTAAGGCGGAGGCGTTTCACGTCGATTCCGAGTGCGGCTGCGCGGTCGTCGCCAAGCCGAAGCGCGGTGAGGCGCCACGCGTTAACGACGCAAAACGGCACCGCGGCGATAAGCACCACCGCAAGAATGATGTTGGCGGTCCAGTTTGCTCGCTGCATTGAGCCCATGGTCCAGAACACGATTTGCTGGAGCGCCTCGATGTTGGCGCCGTACTGCAGAAGAGACAGCAGTGCCTGGAAGAAGAACGACAGCGCGATTCCGAGCAGGATCATGGATTCGGCGGTCGCTCCGCGCCACACGGAAGCTCCAGCGACGATGGCCACGGCAAGAAGCGCCGCAATAGCCGCGGTGAGCGCCAGGTTGAACTGCGGGTTAGGAATGAGGGTCCAACCCATCACGATCGATAGTGCGGCACCGAACGCCGCGGCGGCGGAAATGCCCAGCGTAAATGGCTCGGCGAGGGGGTTATCCAAAATCGTTTGCATCTGCCCGCCGGCAAGCCCTAGCGCGGCCCCGCACAGCACTGCCATTACAGCGGAGGGCAGGCGCAGGGTTTGGATGACCACGCGAGTCTTTTCATCCACCAGTTCCGGGCGGAACACGGCGTTGAACACATCGGAAGGCGCGATGTTGAGTGGGCCGACGATAACGCTGAAGACGAAGCTCGCAAAAGCCGCAATCACAAGCCCCATAATGGCGAGCGTCTTGTTGCGCCCGCGTTTCCGGTAGCTTTCGATCGCGGCCTGGCGAGCATCCACGGTGGGTTCGACCGCCACGGATACCTGGGTGCTCATGCGTTAGCTTTCCTCTGGATTCGCTGGGTCGTAGAAGAATACGCCGCTGTAGTCGAACGGCATCCACTTCTTGTGGAAGTCCACGAAATCCTGGTTCGGTTTGATGTCTGCGAACTCCTGCGGGTGGATCCACTTCGCAAACGCTGCAAGGGCAAAGACGTTGAACGGGTTGTCGTAGAACTGGTGGTACACCGCGAAGTAATTGCCGTTCTTCGGGGCGTCCAGCAGGTCGAGGCCGGGGAACTGCAGTGGGCCGTCGCACGTCTCCTCCGCCAGCTCAGGGGAGGACTGGTAGCCCAATTCAACGTGGCGGAACATGTCCGTCTTGTTCGGGTCGCGGGCCCACTCGCCGCCGGTGACAATCAGCTTCTCCGGATTAAGCTCGATGAGCTTTTCCGGGGTGATCTGCTTCGTCTCCGGACCGAGGACCTCGGGGCCGAGGTTGTGGCCGCCGGCCGCCGTGACCAGGGTTCCCAGGTGGACGTCGCCCGCCACAGCGCAGCACTCGTTGTAGCCGGCGGCGGTCCACACCAGCGTGCCCGGACGTTCATCGATGGCTGCAACACGGTCAGTGATGTCCTTCACCTTGGAGGTGTAGAACTCGTTGTAATCCTCCGCGCGTTTGCTTTCCCCCAGCAGGTCGCCGAGGAGCTGCATGGATACGGTGGTGTTCTCCAACGGCTTCTGGCGGAAGTCGATGAACGCGTAGGTGATGCCTGCGGCATCCATATCGGCGATGAAACCGGATTCCTCCACTGCCTTCTTCTGGTCCAGCGTCATGATCACCACGTCCGGGTCCTGGGCGAGGAGATTCTCCACCGTGACATCGCCCTTTTGGATCATCCCGATGATCGGCATGTCCTTCGCCTCCGGCTGCAGTTCGAAAAGTTTGTCGCGGAATGCGCCCGCGTTCTTCTCCAAGTCTTGGCCGTAGGCAACGATGTTGTCGAGGGGATTGTCCTGGAGCAGGGCCGTGGCGTAGGCAGCGCGCCCCTCGGCGAGGACGATGCGATCCGGCAGCTCGTCGAACTTCAGCGAACGGCCAGCGGCGTCGGTCACGGTAATCGCACCTTCTGCGGTACGAGCCTGAGAGCTCACTGCGCTTGACGACGCTTCAGTGACCTCCGTGGATGCCGACTGCGCCGTGGTGCCGGATTCTTCCGCGCACGCGACGAGCCCAAAAGCGGTGGCGAGCGTCACCGCGGCCACTCCAATTCTGTGTGGAAGCCTCAAGACTTTCCCCTTTTCGGTCAAGTTAGCCTAAGCTAATTTTCAAGAACAAGGAGAACAATAAGGTAAGGCTAAGCTGATGTCAAGATGCGCTGGGGAGACGATTGCTAGGCGCTCTTGCCGGACTTTTTGCCCGACTTCCTCTTATCCAGCGAAGCCTTGAGCGCCTCCATGAGGTCGACCACGTTGTCGTCGCCGTCCTCGTCGGAGGGTTTCTCCCCGAAGGTGGCTTCGGTGTCGATGGTGTCGCCCTGCTCAAATTTCGCATCGATGAGCTTACGCAGTTCTGCCTGGTAGTCGTCCTCGAACGCCTTCGGCGTGAAGTCGGAGGCGTAGGACTGCACAAGCTGCTTCGACAGCTCCATCTCCTTGTCCGAGATCTTCGCGCGGGACTTCGTGCCCTTAAACTCGCCGTCGAAGTCCAGCTCGCGCACCTCGTCGGCCCACATCATGCCCTGCAGCACGATCACGTTGCCCACCACCCGCAGCACGCCGAGGCGCGTCTTCTGGCGCAGCGCGAAGCGCACCACGGCGATGAGCTCGGAGTCCTCGAGCGTCTGCCGCAGCAGCAGGTAGGACTTCGGCGTCTTGCCCTCCGGGGCGAGGTAGTAAGACTTCTCCAGCATGAGCGGGTCGATCTGATCCGCAGGCACGAACTGCACGACCTCGATCTCGTCGTTGTCCGCCTCGGGCAGGGAGGCGAAGTCCTCGTCGGTGAGCACGACCGTGTCACCGTCCTCCTCGAAGGCCTTCTCGATGTGCTTGTAGTCCACCTTCTCCCCGCACACCTCGCAGCGCCGCTCGTAGCGGATGCGGCCGCCGTCCTTGTCGTGGACTTGGTGGAAGGAGAGGTCGTGATCCTCGGTCGCCCCATACGCCTTGACGGGGACGTTGACGAGGCCGAACGTGACGGAGCCGGACCAGATCGCGCGCATGGCACCCGAGTGTACGTGGGTGTGAATCCGCGCACACGGCGCCAGGTTCGGTGCGTACGTATGTACCGCCGCGAATTACTGTGAACGGCATAACCGGTTCTCAGGAAGGAATTCGCAGCATGAGCGCCCCAAGCTCCGCGCAGCAGCGTATCGACGAACCAAAGGCCCCCACCCACGTGGACGCGCCGGGCGGTGAGCACTGGAAGAAGATGGCGGTCGGCTTCGGCATTCCCGTCCTGATCACCCTGGCGTTCTGGTTCGGACCGCACCCCGACGCGCTGACAGACCAGGCGTGGCGCATGTTCGGCCTGTTTGCCGCCACGATCGTCGGTATCATCCTCAAACCCATGCCGATGGGCGCGGTAACCATCATCGGCATGGTGGCCGGCGTGCTCACCGGACTCGTGCCGCTCACCGCGCCGAAGAGCGACCCGGGCGCGCCGTACGCCCTCATGGGCTTTTCCAACTCGACGATCTGGCTCATCGTCATGGCGTTCCTCATCTCCCGCGGCTTCATCAAAACCGGCTTCGGCCGCCGCATCGCCCTGTTCTTCGTGTCCAAGGTGGGCGGCACGATGCTCGGCGTCGCCTACGGCCTCGCCGCCGGCGACCTCGTCCTGTCTCCTGCGATCCCCTCGGCGACGGCGCGCGGCGGCGGCATCATGGCCCCGATCATGAAGTCGGTGGCCTCCGAGTACGGCTCCGAGCCCGGTGAGACCCGCCGCAAGGCCGGCGCCTTCCTCTCCATGAGCGTGGTCAACGTCAACGCCATCACCTGCGCGATGTTCCTCACCGCCATGGCGGGCAACCCGCTTATCGCCTCGCTGGCCAGCGACCAGGGCGTGGACATCTCCTGGACGAAGTGGGCGGTCGGCGCCATCGTCCCGGGCCTCGTCGCCCTCGCCGTCGTGCCGTGGGTGCTGTACAAGATCTACCCGCCGGAGCTCACCGACACCCCGCGCGCGAAGGCGATGGCCGCCGAGGAGCTCGAGGAGCTCGGCCCGATGTCCTACGGCGAGAAGGTCCTCGCCGGCACCTTTGTCACCCTGCTGCTCCTGTGGACGGTCGGCGACCTCGCGCTGGACATCAGCGCCACCACGACCGCCTTCATCGGCGGGACACGATGGTGTGGTTCGCGGTGCTCTACATGATGGCGTCCGCACTGTCGTCCTACGGCTTCATCAAGTGGGTCTCGGATTCCATCGCCAACGGTCTCGGCGGCATGAACTGGGTGCTCGCCCTCGCCCTGCTCGTGATCATCTACTTCTTCGTCCACTACATGTTCGCCTCCGCCACGGCGCACATCTCCGCGATGTACGCGGCCTTCCTCGCTGCCGCCATCGCCGTCGGCGCTCCGCCGGTGTTCGCGGCGCTCATCCTGGGCTACGTCTCCAACATCTTCCAGAACCTCACGCAGTACGCCGGCGGACCGGCGCCGACCATCTACGGCCTCGGCTACGTCACCACCTCGGAGTGGTGGCGCACCTCCGCGGTCACCGGCACCGTCTCGCTGGCCATCTGGATGGTCGTCGGCGGCGCGTGGATGAACCTGATCGGCTACTGGTAAATGGCGTCCGGCACGAAGGTCCGCGTCGACGGCCGCCAGCTCACGGTGAGCAGCCTGGACAAGGTGCTTTACCCAGCGACGGGCACCACGAAAGCCGACGTCATGCGCTATTATCTCGCCGTCGCCGACGTGCTCGTCCCGCAGGCGCGCAGGCGGCCGGTGACCAGGAAGCGGTGGCCGGAGGGCGTCGATAAGCAAAGCTTCTTTCGCAAGGACCTCGAGGACTCCGCACCCGAGTGGATCCCCACCGCCACCATTCAGCACGCCACGAGCGTCAACGCATATCCGCTTCTCGACGGCTCCGCCACCCTCGCGTGGTTCGCCCAAGTCGCCGCCCTCGAGCTGCACACGCCGCAGTGGCGCTTCGGCGCGGACGGCACACCGCAACACCCGGACCGGCTCGTGCTCGACCTCGACCCCGGCCCCGGCGTCGGGCTCGCGCAGACGGCCGAGGTGGCGCTCGAATGCCGCGAGATCCTCGAGGACATGGGCCTGCGCTGCGTGCCCGTAACCAGCGGGTCGAAGGGCATCCACCTCTACGCGGGCCTCGACGGAGCGAGCGACGCCGACGCCGTGACCAAGGTGGCCAAGACGCTCGCGCTGGCGCTGGAGAAGGAGCACCCGGACCGGGTCACCGCGACGATGGCGAAGGCCGAGCGCGCCGGCAAGGTGTTCTTGGACTGGAGCCAGAACAACGGCAAAAAGACCACCATCTGCCCGTACTCGCTGCGCGGGCGGGAGCGCCCGACCGTCGCGGCACCCCGGACGTGGGACGAGATCGCGGACCCGCACCTGAAACACCTCGAGTTCGAGGAGGTCATCGCGCGCGTCGAGGACGGCCTCGACCCGATCGCGGAGCTGGCCGAAGACAAGCTGGCCACCTACCGCTCCATGCGCAACAAGTCGAAGACCGGCGAGCCCGTGCCCGACAGCGCGCCCGCGCCCCGCAGCGGCGAGCCGATCTTCGTCATCGGCGAGCACGACGCCTCCCACCTGCACTGGGACTTCCGCCTCGAACACGACGGCGTGCTCGTCTCCTGGGCGGTGCCGAAGGGCCCGCCGCTGGAGACCGGCGTCAACCGCCTCGCCGTGCAGACTGAGGACCACCCGATCGAATACGCGCAGTTCGAG encodes:
- a CDS encoding IS481 family transposase — protein: MSHAHAALIPRHRLIVARPVIEDGWPVSEVAARFQVSWPTVKRWADRYRAGQSMQDRSSRPRHSPNRTSPQPARRCIDLRLRLREGPVQLVCRLGIAPSTVHRILVDARLNRLSHVDRATGEPVRRYEHDHPGAMLHVDVKKLGNIPDGCGWRYVGRQQGEKNRAATPDKPRNKYSDPLMGKAYVHTVIDDHSCVAYAEIHDDETAQTATAILVRADEWFNQRGVTVERVLSDNGGAYRSHLWRDTCAELRITHKRTRPYRPQTNGKFERFHRTLADGWAYARCYTSEAERRGELDGWLHYYNHHRPHTACGNQPPSSRLTNVSGQYA
- a CDS encoding histidine phosphatase family protein translates to MTTIYLIRHGETPTTGKILPGRTPGLHLSERGRGQAEGVAKQLARVDAVYASPLERARETAAPTCERFRKELLLDDGLLEADFGTWTGKSLVELAKLPEWQVVQKRPEEFRFPGGEPFVEMQERVVGCVRGIAARHPGEVVACFTHADPIKAALAHFTGRGWGAFQQIPAEPCSISELEL
- a CDS encoding SCO1664 family protein, whose translation is MNTIDLLQHGEVGFVGQIAESSNLTVLVDITLALHGGQEDYCWGIFKPELGERYLDDFEPGLWKRERAAYLLSEWLGWSVVPPTVVREIEPLGIGSLQYYVDNDGSHYFPLYETRPDLHPEFLRLAVFDLLVNNTDRKSGHVLLERSASRGDHVWGIDQGLCFHQDPKLRTVIWDFAHEPIPEELVEAVEPLVAEVPAGVAELLSPEEVAALKSRASRIVRLPWLPEPQSEFPYPWPLV
- a CDS encoding DUF488 family protein, coding for MRIFTVGHSNLEFDEFARMLEAAGVKTIVDVRKLTGSRKYPWFNDDYLTQHLPERGIAYGKNEGLAGRRNVSKTVPFEVNANWQNRSFHNYADHALGEEFAAALTELREHAAETPTAIMCSEAVWWRCHRRIISDHLLAHGDDVEHIMGLGAGGASISKAKLNDGAVVGEDLLVRYPAR
- a CDS encoding DUF429 domain-containing protein, producing the protein MRITVAGRLGDGARDRLAFVAAKIGHMIFAGIDLAADPARTGIATLEAAGEELLLLDVSLNASDPTTASRIRASERTGIDVPLGWPRAFREVIALHAVRTLEPQEGGAEWRRGLVNRFTDLEARRIAGVVPLPVAAERIAYPALRWAAIEARLRADGMDAAELDRAGGGSRRCIRRRR
- a CDS encoding DUF429 domain-containing protein, whose protein sequence is MYPAAALKRWGLLHRGYKGSAGRGAGAGREARAAIMDGLQRRFALDWNGFEAAVLGNADCLDAVVAALVAREVAAGRCVPPPAGSAELVAEEGGIWIPKGDTGSEPSL
- a CDS encoding DUF3072 domain-containing protein produces the protein MNQNFDPTTDPAATPQVPPYDPELDGPVEQPAVDGQQQAAGQPAQQNQEMLGATGDTQDGNLEKDPSEWATGDQPATESQKSYIDAMAKQAGEQIPANLTKAQASEQIDRLKKITGM
- a CDS encoding ABC transporter ATP-binding protein yields the protein MTISAQNLTVNYGSTTILHSLSFGPLGSGKVVGLIGPNAAGKSTLVKTIAGIKKPSDGTVSVTAGGCELLGKQRVEALGYVPQDLLSSATLTAFESVMVSARRRGDASWDPIEHTAAILDRLGITHLADRLVSDMSGGQRQLVAVAQMLVREPSVMLLDEPTSALDLRHQIELLQIIRQEVAGTDRLALVAIHDLNLAARFCDELLVMKNGRVLAQDEPVAVLTPDLLEEVYEVRARVLDDAGVPVVCPV
- a CDS encoding FecCD family ABC transporter permease, which encodes MSTQVSVAVEPTVDARQAAIESYRKRGRNKTLAIMGLVIAAFASFVFSVIVGPLNIAPSDVFNAVFRPELVDEKTRVVIQTLRLPSAVMAVLCGAALGLAGGQMQTILDNPLAEPFTLGISAAAAFGAALSIVMGWTLIPNPQFNLALTAAIAALLAVAIVAGASVWRGATAESMILLGIALSFFFQALLSLLQYGANIEALQQIVFWTMGSMQRANWTANIILAVVLIAAVPFCVVNAWRLTALRLGDDRAAALGIDVKRLRLTTLLVASFLAAASVAFTGIIGFIGLVGPHVARMLVGEDQKFFLPGAAAAGAMLLSLAYAVSISIIPGLAIPIGIITALVGVPFFVFLIFTRSRRRGA